The sequence GCTGCCGGCGATGAGGATGGTGAGGGCGGCGAGCGCGCGCCGTGTGGGTCTGGACATGTGGGCCTCCTGGCGGAGAGAACCGGTGGAAGTCCCAGCGCTGGGTCTGCTGGGGACGTCCGGTTCGCCGGGGAGTTGCCCTGACGTCCGTTATCGTTACCCGGCTGCTCCGACCGGGTCAGCCGCGGAGATCCCGGGGCTTGAACCACTTCGGGCGGTGACCGGCTTTCGCGCAGGCGGCGAGAAGACGGGTGAAGGCCGCCGCGACGGGGGTGAAGTCGAGGTCTTGCCGGACGACCGGCCGCCCGGCCGCCACGTCGACGAAGGCCTGGGAGAGCGCGAGGGCGTCCCGGCGCAAGGCGAGCACGAGGCTGCTCAGGCTGGGGGTCGCGCTGCCGATGACGTCGTCGGCAGCCCCCGACCCCCCGATGCCGGCGAGGTCCACCAGCCGGCGGGCCATCGTGACCGCTTCGATGTTCACCTTCCCGGCGCTTCGCATCGCCCTCGCGTACGTCGGGTAGAACTTCTTCCCGTACTCGTCCACCTGCCGGTACAGGACGCGGTCGGCGGCCTCGCGGGACATCGTCGCGCCCGACGACGACGGCAGATCGTCGAGACTGAACCAAGCGGGCGTGTGCCCGCCGTCCAGGCCGGCGATGACCAGGTCGAAATAGGCGTTGACCACTTCCGTACCGGCCGCGTTGCAGTCGGTCATCGGCCGGGACCGGTCCTTGACGAATTCGGCGAGCAGGAGAACGTACCGGGAAGCGGCGTCGATCAGCGCGTCGGCTTTTTCCCGGAGCGGGTGCGCCAAGCCGGTGATCAGGCCACGGTCCTGTTCTTCCCCGTCGCTGCCCAGCTTGGTGAGTTCGAGGACCTGCGAGACGAGTTCCGCGAAATCGATCTCGAGGTGGCCGTCGTTCGCCATGAAGCGGACGAAGGTGGGGTAGAACGGTTTCCCCTTCCGCGCGAAGTCGTCCCACAGCGCGCGATCGGGCGGCGTCGTGTCCCGCCCGGGGTGGATGTGGATGTCCCCGGCGACGTGACCGGCCTGGACAACGGTGCCGGAAACGAGGCCGGTCACTTCGTTGTGGTTCACGGAGCCGCCGTCCGGTCGTGCCGGTGTCCGGCCGCTCCCACCGGCTCCCGCGTCAGGTGCTCGAGCCGCAGCGGCCAGTCCCAGCCGAACCGCTCGTCCAGCAACCCCACCAGCCGTGCCCCGTCGACCAGCTCGATCCGCCCGGTCTTCGCCGCCAGTTCCACGGCCGCCCGCGTGAACGTGCTCGCCGTGACCACGACGCCCTCGCCCAGTGACCGGACCACGTCCACCCCCACCGGCTTCTCCCGCCGGGAGACGGCCAGCACTTCCGCGCCGGTGCACACCGACCCGGCCAACCGAGAGAACTCCCGCGGACCAAGCTCGCCGAGCAGCTCTCGCCGCGCATCCACGGACGAAGGAAGCCCGATGTACCGCGCCCGGATCAGCGCCTCCGCATCATCGGTCGCGTGCGCCACCGCCGTCGGCATCGACCGCGCGTGCGCCACCAGGTACGCCTCCGTCGCCTGCAACGCCGAGTGCGGGTGGTCCGGCAGGAGATCCAGCACCCACCGGATCCCGGCCCACGGCGGCTGGTCGGTGCGGTTCGCGTAGTACGCCTCGATCCGCCGGAAGTGGGGATCGCCGTCCGTGGCGCCGGTGGCCCGGGCCGAGGCCAGCCGCGAATGGTCGTCAGGCGTGGTGCAGGCGGGCATCAGCAGGTGGCGAAGCACCAGGTCGAACTCCGCGTCCGGCCGGTCCGCCGCCGTCGCGACGAACTCGTCGCGGGTCTCGTCGTCCGGGAAGCTCCAGACCCGCTTCAGCACCGTGCTGGCCGTGCTGTCCGCGTACGCGCGCAGCTCGGCCAGCCAGGTCTCCAGGCTCGGCGAATCAGCTCTCATCGGGTCACCAGCCGCGCTCGCGCCACTCCTTCAGCTTCGCCCGCTCGGCGCCCAGCGTCGAGTCGTCGCCGTGGCCCGGGTAGAACCACGTCTCGTCCGGCAGCTCGCCGAAGATCCGCGTCTCGACGTCGTCCAGCAGCGACGCGAAGTCCTCCGGTGACGTCGTCCGCCCCACGCCGCCCGGGAAGAGGGAGTCGCCGGTGAACAGGTGGGGGTGGCCGGCCGGGTCGCGGTAGAGCAGCGCGATCGAGCCCGGGGTGTGGCCGCGCAGGTGGATCACCGACAGGGTGACCTGGCCCACCGACAGCGTGTCGCCGTGCTCGACCAGGAAGTCCGGCGGCACCGGCAGCGGCGAAGCGTCCAGCGGGTGGGCCGCCGTGTTCGCGCCGTTCGCCCCCGCGACCGCGCCCAGCGCCTGCCAGTGGTCCTGGTGCTGGTGGGTGGTGACGACCGTCTTCAGCGCCGGCCGGTCCGGGCCGTGGCCGATCAGGTCGGAGATCCGCTCCGGGTCGTTCGCCGCGTCGATGAGCAGGGCTTCGTTGTCCGCCCGGCACACCAGCAGGTACGTGTTGTTGTCCATCGGGCCGACGGACAGCTTGGTGATGGTCAGCTCGTCCAACGTGCGCCGGGTGGCGTCGCCGCCCGGGTCGACGTGCCCGGTGTAGGTGTCCACGATGTTCACCGTGCACACGGTAGTCGTTTCGCTCCAAGCGGTTCCACCCGCACGAGCGCACGGCCGCCGCGGCACGTAGGCTCACGGCGACCCCCAGCCAGCCCGACCTCAGGACGACCGTGCCCACCTCCCCGACGCCGCGCCGGATCAGCTGGGACCTCCTCCGCGTCGTCGCCGTCCTCGCGGTCATCCTCGGGCACGTCACCCACCAGGGCGCCCTGCTGCACCCCGAACTCACGGGGTACCCCTTCCGGGTGACAGCGCAGTTCGGCGCCGCGATCCTGCTGGTGATCTCCGCCTTCTTCGTTTGCGCCAGCCTCCGCAAGGGCAATCCGCGCCGGTGGCTGTGGAACCGCGTCGCGCGCCTCGTACCCGCGTACCTGGCCGCCGTCCTCGTGACCTACGTCGTGACGCGGTGGGCGGCCATCTCCTTCAGCGGCCTGCCCTACCCGCCCGGGATCACCGGGTTCCTCTTCGGGGTGCCGCAGGGGCCGCCGACGAACCCGTCGCCGTGGTACATCCCGACCTGGCTGGACCTCCTCGCCAACCTCGGCATGGTGCAGGAGTGGGGCATCCGGTCGGAGACGTTCTACTACCTCGACGGCTCCTACTGGACGCTGCCCGTCCAGCTCATGGCCTTCACCGGCGCCGCCCTGCTGTGGCCGCGGTCGTGGCGCACCCACCGGCTGACCGTCGCCCTGCTGTGGGCGCTGATCCTGGTGCCGCTCGCGCTGCGCTTCGTGGTCTTCCCGCCGGGGACGGCGAGCCCGGTCGTCGAGACGTTCTACTACGGCCTCGGCCTGCACCGGCTGCACGTCTTCGCGATCGGCGTCGCGATCTGGCTGTGGGCGCAGCACCGGCTGAAGACGTGGCACGCCGCGCTGTTCGTCTTCGCCGCGGTCGCCGCGCAGGACCTGCAGGTCTTCCCGTTCCACGTCGCGCTGGCGCAGGACGCGCTGCGCTGGCCGTCCACGATCGGGTTCGCCGTGCTCCTGCTGCTGGTCTGCCTGGCCGCCCGCGGCCCGGACTGGCGGTTCCCCGGGCTGGCGCGGATCGCCCCGGCCGTCACCTGGCTCGCGGGCATCTCGTATGGTCTTTATCTGGTGCACCAGGAACTGGGTTACATCCTGGCCCGCGCTCTGCTCGACCTCGGCCTGCCCGGCTGGCTGCGGCTGCCCGCGGTCGTCGGCGCCGCCGTGCTGGCCGGCTGGGCGGTCACCGCGGGGGTCGAACGACCGGCCCACCGGTGGCTCACCAGACGTCGAAAGCCCGAAGAACCGCAGGTCAAGGACGCGGAACCCGTTTTTGTCGGTGGTGGCTCGTAGCATGGATCGCGGCCACCCGTGCACCCTGAAACCGGGTCGGCGACCGCACTGAAGAAGACATTGAGAGGACCCTGGCGTGGCTGATCGCCTCGTTGTTCGCGGTGCCCGCGAGCACAACCTCCGCGGCGTGGATCTCGACCTGCCCCGCGACAGCCTGATCGTGTTCACCGGCCTGTCCGGGTCCGGGAAGTCGAGCCTCGCCTTCGACACCATCTTCGCCGAGGGGCAGCGGCGCTACGTCGAGTCGCTCTCGGCGTACGCCCGGCAGTTCCTCGGGCAGATGGACAAGCCGGACGTCGACTTCATCGAGGGCCTCTCGCCCGCGGTGTCGATCGACCAGAAGTCCACTTCGCGCAACCCGCGTTCGACCGTCGGCACGATCACCGAGGTCTACGACTACCTGCGTCTGCTCTACGCCCGCGCCGGCAAGGCGCACTGCCCCAAGTGCGGCGAGGCGATCAGCAAGCAGACCCCGCAGCAGATCGTCGACCAGGTGCTGGAGATGGACGAAGGCGTCCGCTTCCAGGTGCTCGCGCCGGTGGTGCGCGGGCGCAAGGGCGAGTACGTCGACCTGTTCGAGAACCTGCAGCAGCAGGGGTACGCGCGCGTGGTCGTGGACGGCACGGTCCACTCGCTGACCGACCCGCCGAAGCTGAAGAAGCAGGAAAAGCACCAGATCGGCGTGGTGATCGACCGGCTGAGCGTCAAGTCGAGCTCGCGCCAGCGCCTCACCGACTCGGTCGAGACGGCGCTGCGGCTGGCCGACGGGCTGATCGAGCTCGAGTTCGTCGACCTGCCGGAGAACGACCCGCACCGCATCCGCGGCTTCTCCGAGAACCTCGCCTGCCCCAACGGCCACCCGCTGGCGATCGAGGACCTCGAGCCCCGCTCGTTCTCCTTCAACTCGCCCTACGGCGCCTGCCCCGAGTGCACCGGCATCGGCATCCGCAAGGAGGTCGACCCGGAGCTGGTGGTCCCGGACGACGAGCTTTCGCTGGCCGAGGGCGCGATCGCGCCGTGGTCGGGCGGCCAGAGCGCGGACTACTTCATCCGCCTGCTCGAGTCGCTGTCGGAGACCATCGGCTTCCGGATGGACACGCCGTGGCGGCGCCTGCCGGCCCGCGCCCAGAAGGCCGTCTTGCACGGCGTCGACGAGCAGGTCCACGTCCGCTACAAGAACCGTTACGGGCGCCAGCGCTCGTACTACGCGGCCTTCGAGGGCGTCATCCCGTTCCTAGAGCGGCGGCAGGAGCAGACCGAGTCCGAGTACATGCGCGAGCGGTACGAGGGCTACATGCGCGAGGTGCCGTGCCCGGCCTGCCAGGGCACCCGGCTCAAGCCGGAGATCCTCGCCGTGACGCTGGCGCACAAGACCCGCGGCGACATGTCGATCGCCGAGGTCTGCGCGCTGTCCATCGCGGAGGCGTCGCAGTTCCTCGACGAGCTGGAGCTGGGGCAGCGCGAGTCGATGATCGCCGGCGCGGTGCTCAAGGAGATCCAGGCGCGGCTGCGCTTCCTGCTCGACGTCGGCCTGACGTACCTCTCGCTCGACCGCGCGTCGGCCACCCTTTCGGGTGGCGAAGCGCAGCGGATCCGGCTGGCCACGCAGATCGGCTCGGGCCTGGTCGGCGTGCTGTACGTGCTCGACGAGCCGTCGATCGGCCTGCACCAGCGCGACAACCACCGCCTGATCGAGACGCTGACCCGGCTGCGGAACCTGGGCAACACGCTGATCGTCGTCGAGCACGACGAGGACACGATCCGCTCGAGCGACTGGGTGGTCGACATCGGCCCGGGCGCGGGCGAGCACGGCGGCCACATCGTCCACAGTGGACCGTACAAGAAGCTGCTGAAGAGCAAGGAATCGCTGACCGGGCAGTACCTGTCCGGCCGCCGGAAGATCGACATCCCGGCGATCCGGCGCCCGGTCGACAAGAAGCGGCAGCTGACGGTCGTCGGCGCGCGCGAGCACAACCTGCGCGGGCTGGATGTCTCCTTCCCCCTGGGCTGCCTGGTCTCGGTGACTGGCGTCTCGGGCTCGGGCAAGTCGACGCTGGTGAACGACATCCTCGCGACGGTGCTGGCGAACAAGCTCAACGGCGCTCGCCAGGTGCCCGGCCGCCACACCCGCGTGAACGGCCTGAACAACGTCGACAAGCTGGTGCGCGTCGACCAGTCGCCGATCGGGCGGACCCCGCGGTCCAACCCGGCCACCTACACCGGCGTCTGGGACCACGTCCGCAAGCTGTTCGCGGCGACCACCGAAGCGAAGGTGCGCGGCTACCAGCAGGGCCGGTTCTCGTTCAACGTCAAGGGCGGGCGCTGCGAGGCGTGCGCCGGCGACGGCACGATCAAGATCGAGATGAACTTCCTGCCGGACGTCTACGTCCCCTGCGAGGTCTGCAAGGGCGCGCGGTACAACCGGGAAACCCTCGAGGTGCACTACAAGGGCAAGACCGTCTCGGACGTGCTCGACATGCCCATCGAGGAGGCCGCGGAGTTCTTCGAGCCGATCAAGGCCATCCACCGCCACCTGCAGACGCTGGTGGACGTCGGCCTCGGCTACGTCCGGCTCGGGCAGCCCGCGCCGACGCTGTCGGGCGGCGAGGCGCAGCGCGTCAAGCTCGCCAGCGAGCTGCAGAAGCGCTCGACCGGCAAGACGGTGTACATCCTCGACGAGCCGACCACCGGCCTGCACTTCGAGGACATCAACAAGCTGATCGGCGTGATCAACGGCCTGGTCGACAAGGGCAACTCGGTGATCGTGATCGAGCACAACCTCGACGTGATCAAGACGTCCGACTGGATCATCGACATGGGCCCCGAAGGCGGCTCAGGCGGCGGCACGGTGATCGCCGAGGGCACGCCGGAGCACGTCGCCGGCGTCGAAGGCAGCTACACGGGCGAGTTCCTGCGGACGGTCCTCACGGCCGACTGACGGCTCACCGCTCCTTCCCGGTGGTCTGGTGGACCACCGGGGAGAGCGGGCCGTAGTGCAGCGCCCGGAGCCGGAAGGCCGAGTTCTCCTCGCCGGGCAGCAGCGAGAGCGTGCACGTCGTCACGTCCGGGTCGGTCACCTCGACCGGGTCGAAGTCCGGCGCGCCCGGACGGCGGATCTCCACGAGGAACCCGGCCTCGTCCGGTGAGCGGTCGGCCCACGTGAACGTCACCGTGCCGCCCGAAGTCTCGGCGTGCAGCTCCGTCGAGACCGGGCCGGTGAACGGCTGCTCCCGGTAGTAGAACGGCGTCTCCGGGATGAGGTCCGGGTGGTGGTAGCTCGTCGTGTGCGGCGGGAGGAACCGCAGCGTCGTCCACGGGCCGGCCGGGTCGTTCGCGTACTCGACGCGGTGCCCGGCGCCGTCGTCCGGCCAGCTGAGCACCACGTCCGTCGGCGAGGTCAGGGCCGCCGTGAACGACGGCGGGGCGGCGGCACAGCCCGCGGCCAGCAATGCCACCAGCACAAGGGGTTTCACGGACACGGCGGCTCCCGGGAACGGCGGGGGCGGCGTGCGTCCAGCTTAGGAACCGGGCCCGCCCGGCGACAAGATCGTGCCGATCACCGGGACGCACCAATCCACCCTCGCGCCTGCGCCGAATCGCGCGCGATCCCGGCTGAACCGTTCCCGGCGACCGTCCGTGTTACCCGATGTCGAGGTCCGCCGGACGGCGGTGCCGCCCTCACCGAGGAGAGAAACGTCATGAACCGTTCCCGGCCGGTCGTCGCCAGCGCGGTCGCGCTCGTCGCCGTCGCCACGTTGTCCGCCTGCGGTGAGATGGCCGACGGCGCCCAAGGGCCGCAACACGGTGAGCCGGGGCACAAGATGCTCGCGGTCGCGACGATCAACGGGGTCGGGGCCGTGGTCACCGACGCCGACGGCAAGACGCTCTACCGGTTCGACAAGGACCTCTCGCAGCCGCCGACGTCCACCTGCGAGGGCGAGTGCGCGACCGCGTGGCCGCCGCTGCTCGCGGGGGTGGCCACCCCGATGCTGAAGGGCATCCAGGAGACCCAGGTCGGCACGACGACCCGCAAGGACGGCAGCAAGCAGATCACGCTCAACGGCTGGCCGCTGTACGGGTTCTCGGGCGACAAGGCGGCGGGCGAGCTGAACGGCCAGGGTGCCAACGGCACCTGGTTCGCGGTCGCCCCGGACGGCAGCAAGGTGACCGCGGGCGGCAAGGCCGGCGGCTCCGGGTACTGACCACCGACGGATTTCCGGGCAGAACGAGGAAGGACGGGCAGCCGATGAACACCATGGTCGCGCTGCGCTCGGCGCACGCACCGCCGGTGGCCCTGCGGGTTGCAGTACTGTCCTCGCCGACTCAGAACACCGTCGGGAGGACGAGGGTGGCCATAGGAGGCAGGCGGCCTAAGAAGGCCAAGGGCGAGGACTTGATTCGGCAGCTGTACGCCGAACACGGGCGGAGCCTGCTGGCCTACGCGACGAGGCTGACCGGTGATCGGGCGGCGGCCGAGGACGTGGTCCAGGAGACGCTCGTCCGAGCGTGGAAGCACGCGGACGACTTGCAGAACGACGGGAAGGGCTCGGTGCGCGGCTGGTTGCTGACCGTCGCGCGCAACCTGGTCACCGACCGGGCCCGCGCCCGGGCGGCGCGGCCCCAAGAGGTGGCCGAACCGGCCGAAGGCGTGCCGACGCCGGCCGTCGAGCGCGACCACGCCCAGGGCGTGGTCGACTCGATGACGGTGCTCGGCGCGATGGACGGCCTTTCGAACGAGCACCGAGAGGTCCTGGTGGAGATCTACTACCGGGGACGGACGGTGGCCGAAGCGGCGAGAACACTGGGCGTCGCACCGGGTACCGTGAAATCAAGGTCGTACTACGCACTGAGAGCACTGAGAGCAGCGATGATTTCGAGCGGAACGGAGGTGGCGCGATGAACTCGGTCGACGAGAGTCACACGCAGCTCGGCGCGTACGCCCTCGGCGCGCTCGACCCGGCGGAGGCGGCCGACTTCGAGCGGCGGCACCTGCAGACCTGCGCGCAGTGCCGGTTCGACCTGAACGAGCTCGTGGCGTTGCGCGAGTCGCTCGACGAGGTACCGCCCGAGGCGTTCCTCGACGGGCCGCCCGAAGGCGGGGACCTGCTGCTGCAGAAGACCCTGCGCCGGGTGCGCGACGAAGAACAGGCGGCACCCGCCACCCGGTCGACGTCGAGGCGGGGCCTGGCCCTCGTCGCGGCGGCGGTGCTGGTGGTGGCCGCGCTCGGCGGCGGTGTCCTGGTCGGACGGCAGACGGCGTCCAGCGACGTCGCGGTGCCGAGCCAGCCGACGGTGGTACCGGGGACGAAGGACGTCCGGGCGACGGACGCCTCGACCGGCGTGCAGCTGGCCGCTTCGGTGAGCCCGTTCCAGGGCTGGGTCCGGGTGAACGTCGCGGTGAAGGGCGTCCAAGCCGGGGAGAAGTGCCTGCTGCAGGTCACCACGAAGGGCGGCCAGTCGGTGACCGCCGGCAGCTGGCAGGTGTCGGAGAAGTGGGAGAGCCAGGGCTTCTCGCTCGACGGGTCCGCGCTGGTCGCGCCCGACGACGTCAAGTCGGTCGACATCGTCACGGTGGACGGCCGGAAGCTGGTCTCGGCTCAGGTGTGACGGGCTTGGCGGGCGCGAGCTACCGGTTCCGCAGCACGTGGCTGCTGCCGGGAACCGTGCCCGAGCGGGTGTTCGGCGTGGTCACCGACCTCGCCGGCTACCCGCGGTGGTGGTCGGACGTCCGCGCGGTGCGCCGCGTGGACGACGACACCGCCGAACTGGTCTGCCGGTCCCGGCTGCCGTTCCGGCTCGTCGTCCGGATGCACCGGGACCACCAGGACGAGCGCACGGGCCTGATGCGGGTCAGGCTCAGCGGCGACCTCGACGGGGTACTGGCCGGTGCGGTCCGCGCGGCGGGCGCGGGCACACTGCTGGAGATCACCCAGGAAGTCCAGGCTCGCAAGGAGTTGCTGCGGCGCCTCGACGCGGTGGCCCGGCCGCTGTTCCGCGCGAACCACGCGCTGATGATGCGGCGGGGCCACCGCGGCCTTTCTGCCTACCTCGCCTGATCACCCGGCCCCGAGCGCCCCAATGTGGCGTTGGTTGCGTCCAGCGCACCCAATGTGGCGTTCGGTGCGTCAGACGCACCGAACGCCACATTGGGGCGCTTGAGGCGGGTCAGGCGCGACCGGCGGTGCAGACCGCAGGCTCTGCGGCGGGAGCCGGAGCGGGGGCCCGGCGGGTGCGGCGCGCCAGCACCAGTGCCCCCAGCGCCACCGCGGCCACCAGGAAGCCCGCGCTGACGCCGTACGCCAGCCGGAACCCCGCCGCCAGTGCCTCCCGGTGATCGCCGCCCAGGCTCGCCGTGCGGGACGCGGCCACCGAAGCCAGAACCGCCGTGCCGATCGCCGCGCCGACCTGCTGGGTCGTGTTGATCAGGCCCGACGCCACCCCCGCGTCCGACGCCGGGACGTCGGCCATCGCCAAGCCCATCAGCGCCGGGAGCGCCGCACCCGCGCCCAGGCCCATCACCAGCAACGGCGGCAGCACGCCGGTGAAGTAGGAATCCGACACCTGCGTCAGCAGCACCAGGCCGACGATCACCAGGCCGAGCCCGGACAGCAGCACCGCCCGCGGCCCGAAGCGCGCGGTGAGCTTGTCCGCGAAGCCGAGCGAGGCCACCGCGATCACCAGCGGCACCGGCAGGAACGCGACGCCGGTGCGCAGCGCGTCGAGGCCCAGCACCTGCTGCAGGTACAACGCCGTGACGAACTGGAAGCCGAGCATGCCGGCGACCATCAGCACCATCACCAGGTTCGCGCCGGTCACCGCGCGGATCCGGAACAGCCGCAGCGGCAGCAGCGGGGTGCGCGCCTTCGCCTGCCGCAGCACGAACGCGGCCAGCAGGACGACCGCCACGGCCAGCGCGCTCCACACCGCGGACGAAATCGCGTAGACGCCGAGCATCACGGCGCCGGTGACGAGCACCGCGCCGAGCACGTCCAAGCCCGCCCGCAGGCCCGTCCCTGGCTCCGGCGAAACGACCCGGACGGCCAGCAGCAGCGCGGCCACGCCGATCGGCAGGTTGACGTAGAACGTCCAGTGCCAGCTCAGCGCCTGCGTCAGCGCGCCGCCCGCGATCAGCCCGATCGACGCGCCCGCCGCCTGCGTGAAACTGTAGACGCCGATCGCCTTCGCCCGGGCCCGCGGCTCCGGGTACATCGTGACGATCATCCCCAGCACCACGGCCGACGCGAGCGCCCCGCCGACGCCCTGGGCGAACCGCGACACGACCAGCACACCGGCGTCCGACGCGAGGCCCGCGACCAGCGAAGCCAGCGTGAACAGCGTCAGCCCGCCGAGGAAGACGCGGCGGCGGCCGAGCAGGTCGCCGAGCCGGCCGGAGATCAGGAGCAGGCCGCCGAACGCGACCAGGTAGGCGGTGACCACCCAGGCGAGCCCGGCGGGGGTGAACCCGAGGTCGGCCTGGATGGCGGGCAGCGCCACCGCGACGATGCTGCTGTCGAGCACTACCATCAGCGAGGCGGCGCACAGCACCGCCAACGCGAGGCCGCGGGAGCGGGTGGGGTGGTTCTCGGCCATGTGAGGCCCCTCCAGTCGAGTTCCCCCTGGTCGTCGCCAGGGCACTTCTTGTAACAGTGCCCATCATGTGTGACCATGGGGGCCCGCGTAAGGAGGCACTTCCATGTCCCAGGGGAACATCGGTGTACCTGTCCAGGTCACGGAGATCGACCCGGAAAAACTCGATGTCTGCACCGTGCTGGAGGTCATCAACCGCATCAGCGGGAAGTGGGCGATCGGCATCCTGCTGGAAGCCATCCGCGGGCCCGTGCGGTTCACCGAGCTGGAACGCGCGGTCAACGGGATCAGTCGCCGGATGCTGACGCTGACCCTGCGCAACCTCGAGCGCGACGGCCTGCTGCAGCGCACGATCTACCCCACGGTCCCGCCGCGGGTGGAGTACGAAGCCACGCCGATGGCCAAGGAGCTGTACCAGTCGCTGAACGGCCTGCTCGGCTGGGCGGAACGGCACCGCGACGACATCGCCGCGGCGCGCGTCGCCTACGACGTGGCCTGAAACGTGGAACGGGCCGCGGTGCGAGGTCGGGGAGACTCGCACCGCGGCCCGCGGTGGCTCGTGCTCAGCGGGGGCATGAGCACGAACGTCGAAGGGTTACTTCGCGACGGCTTCCGCCGGTTCCCGCTCTTCGTCGACCATCGTCGATTCGTCGAACGGCGCCTGCCCGGCGAACACGCGCTGCGCCTGTTCGCGGTCGAACTCCTTGGTCCAGTTTCCGATGAGGACGGTCGCGACGGCGTTGCCGGCGAAGTTCGTCAGCGCGCGGGCCTCCGACATGAACCGGTCGATGCCGAGGATGAAGCCGACGCCGTTGACCAGTTCCGGCCGGTGCGACTGCAGGCCGCTGGCCAGGGTCGCGATGCCGGAGCCGGACACGCCCGCGGCGCCCTTCGACGCGATGATCATGAAGACCAGCAGGCCGATCTGCGCGCCGATCGACAGTGGCTCGTCCTGCGCCGCGGCGATGAACAGCGTCGCCATGGTCAGGTAGATCGCGGTGCCGTCGAGGTTGAACGAGTACCCGGTGGGCACGGTGATGCCGACGACGGACTTGTCGACGCCGAGGTGCTCCATCTTCGCGATCAGCCGCGGCAGCGCCGACTCCGACGACGACGTCGACAGGATCAGCAGGAACTCGCGGCCGAGGTAGCGCAGCAGCTTCAGGATGCTGACGCGGGCGCCGAACCAGAGCACCAGCCCGAGGACCACGAACACGAACACCAGGCAGGTCGCGTAGAACCCGATCATGATCACGGCCAAGCTCTTCAACGCGGCCCAGCCGGTCGCGCCGACCACCGCGGCGATGGCGCCGAACGCGCCGATCGGGGCGGCCCACATGATCATCGCCAGGATCCGGAAGACCAGCTTCTGCAGGTGCTCGACACCGCGCAGGATCGGGGCGCCCTTCGGGCCCAGCTTCTGCAGCGCGAACCCGACGAGCAGCGCGACCAGCAGCGTCTGCAGCACTTCGCCTTCGGTGAAGGCGGAGACGAGCGTCTTCGGGATGATGCCGAGCAGGAAGTCGACCGGGCCTTCGGCGCCGGAGGCGGACTTCTGGACGCTCTTCACGTCGGCCGGGTTCAGGTGCAGCCCGGTGCCCGGGTGCAGCAGGTTGCCGACGACCAGGCCGATGGCGAGCGCGAAGGTCGACATCACGATGAAGTAGACCAGTGCCATCACACCGACCTTGCCGACCTTCGCCGCCTTCGCGACCGAGCCGACGCCGATGACGATCGTGCAGAAGATGATGGGCGAGATCATCATCTTGATCAGGTTGACGAAGCCGTCGCCGAGGGGCTTGAGGCCCTTGGCGAAGCCCGGGAAGAGGAAGCCCACCAGGATCCCGAGCAGGACCGCGACGATCACGGCCAGGTACAGGTAGTGGGTCTTGTCCCGCTTGCGCGGGGTCTCCTCGGTGGTCGGTGGGGTCGGCACCGTTGCCTCCAGCTCAGGGGTGTTCCAGGTTGCGGCACACTGTAGGCGCACTTCGGTGACCCGGCTCACTTGTGTTCATTGAGTTCGCGCGACCGTCCCGTTCGGACACCGGGGGAGCGCGTGTGCTGGTATGAGGAGGTGCCCCCGACGATGCGGTCCCGCTGGAGCCTGGCCCGCCAGCTGCTCGTGCTGCAGCTGGTCGTGCTCTGCGTGCTGGCCGGCGCCGGCAGCACGTTCGCCTACCTCGACGCGTCCCGTGCGGTGAACGAGAACGCGCGTGACCAGGTCCGCGCGGTGGCCTCGGCGGTGGCCGACGCCCCGACCGTCGCCGCCGCGGTGGCCACATCGGACCCGAGCGCGACGCTGCAGCCGTTCGCCCTGCGCGTGCAGGCCGACACCCACGTCGACTTCATCACGATCATGAGCCCGGACGGGATCCGCTACACCCACC is a genomic window of Amycolatopsis lexingtonensis containing:
- a CDS encoding MBL fold metallo-hydrolase translates to MNIVDTYTGHVDPGGDATRRTLDELTITKLSVGPMDNNTYLLVCRADNEALLIDAANDPERISDLIGHGPDRPALKTVVTTHQHQDHWQALGAVAGANGANTAAHPLDASPLPVPPDFLVEHGDTLSVGQVTLSVIHLRGHTPGSIALLYRDPAGHPHLFTGDSLFPGGVGRTTSPEDFASLLDDVETRIFGELPDETWFYPGHGDDSTLGAERAKLKEWRERGW
- a CDS encoding restriction endonuclease, with the translated sequence MRADSPSLETWLAELRAYADSTASTVLKRVWSFPDDETRDEFVATAADRPDAEFDLVLRHLLMPACTTPDDHSRLASARATGATDGDPHFRRIEAYYANRTDQPPWAGIRWVLDLLPDHPHSALQATEAYLVAHARSMPTAVAHATDDAEALIRARYIGLPSSVDARRELLGELGPREFSRLAGSVCTGAEVLAVSRREKPVGVDVVRSLGEGVVVTASTFTRAAVELAAKTGRIELVDGARLVGLLDERFGWDWPLRLEHLTREPVGAAGHRHDRTAAP
- the uvrA gene encoding excinuclease ABC subunit UvrA, which translates into the protein MADRLVVRGAREHNLRGVDLDLPRDSLIVFTGLSGSGKSSLAFDTIFAEGQRRYVESLSAYARQFLGQMDKPDVDFIEGLSPAVSIDQKSTSRNPRSTVGTITEVYDYLRLLYARAGKAHCPKCGEAISKQTPQQIVDQVLEMDEGVRFQVLAPVVRGRKGEYVDLFENLQQQGYARVVVDGTVHSLTDPPKLKKQEKHQIGVVIDRLSVKSSSRQRLTDSVETALRLADGLIELEFVDLPENDPHRIRGFSENLACPNGHPLAIEDLEPRSFSFNSPYGACPECTGIGIRKEVDPELVVPDDELSLAEGAIAPWSGGQSADYFIRLLESLSETIGFRMDTPWRRLPARAQKAVLHGVDEQVHVRYKNRYGRQRSYYAAFEGVIPFLERRQEQTESEYMRERYEGYMREVPCPACQGTRLKPEILAVTLAHKTRGDMSIAEVCALSIAEASQFLDELELGQRESMIAGAVLKEIQARLRFLLDVGLTYLSLDRASATLSGGEAQRIRLATQIGSGLVGVLYVLDEPSIGLHQRDNHRLIETLTRLRNLGNTLIVVEHDEDTIRSSDWVVDIGPGAGEHGGHIVHSGPYKKLLKSKESLTGQYLSGRRKIDIPAIRRPVDKKRQLTVVGAREHNLRGLDVSFPLGCLVSVTGVSGSGKSTLVNDILATVLANKLNGARQVPGRHTRVNGLNNVDKLVRVDQSPIGRTPRSNPATYTGVWDHVRKLFAATTEAKVRGYQQGRFSFNVKGGRCEACAGDGTIKIEMNFLPDVYVPCEVCKGARYNRETLEVHYKGKTVSDVLDMPIEEAAEFFEPIKAIHRHLQTLVDVGLGYVRLGQPAPTLSGGEAQRVKLASELQKRSTGKTVYILDEPTTGLHFEDINKLIGVINGLVDKGNSVIVIEHNLDVIKTSDWIIDMGPEGGSGGGTVIAEGTPEHVAGVEGSYTGEFLRTVLTAD
- a CDS encoding acyltransferase family protein → MPTSPTPRRISWDLLRVVAVLAVILGHVTHQGALLHPELTGYPFRVTAQFGAAILLVISAFFVCASLRKGNPRRWLWNRVARLVPAYLAAVLVTYVVTRWAAISFSGLPYPPGITGFLFGVPQGPPTNPSPWYIPTWLDLLANLGMVQEWGIRSETFYYLDGSYWTLPVQLMAFTGAALLWPRSWRTHRLTVALLWALILVPLALRFVVFPPGTASPVVETFYYGLGLHRLHVFAIGVAIWLWAQHRLKTWHAALFVFAAVAAQDLQVFPFHVALAQDALRWPSTIGFAVLLLLVCLAARGPDWRFPGLARIAPAVTWLAGISYGLYLVHQELGYILARALLDLGLPGWLRLPAVVGAAVLAGWAVTAGVERPAHRWLTRRRKPEEPQVKDAEPVFVGGGS